Proteins encoded in a region of the Bradyrhizobium sp. CB3481 genome:
- a CDS encoding adenylate/guanylate cyclase domain-containing protein codes for MQEIADWLEKLGLGQYALRFAENGIDLSVLPELTDHDFDRLGVLLGHRRKMLRAIAELKQSDLVGEQAHRRDAERRHLTVMFCDLVGSTELSARLDPEDMWEVIRAYRAACANVIANYEGSIARFVGDGVLAYFGYPRAHEDDAERAVRAGLDMIAAVKPLETRAEPIEVRIAIATGLVVVGDLISGCASEQQAMIGDTPNIAARLQSLAEPGAVIVAASTRELLGDLFTFRDLGLRQVKGLSEPLAVWAVEGGAASESRFEAVRTARSMGFVGRKAEIEFALSRQELAWQGQGQAVLISGEAGIGKSRLVATLCENPALGAHCRVRYQCSPYHTNSALHPFIAQLERAAGISSHDTSEQKLDKLEAMLALGTQQVANAAPLIASLLSITTGERYPPLGLNPVQQRRQTFAALLDQLEGLARQQPVLIVCEDLHWADATTLELFDLAVDRIRGLPILALMTFRPEFEPPWAGLANISLLRLDRLDRQDTRALVEQVTVGRQLPREMMRQIIDRTDGIPLFIEELTKTILESGLLVEDAGRLRLDRPLPPLAIPATLQDSLTARLDRLAPVKEIAQIGAAIGREFSYTLLRCLAGRDDLTLNIALRQLEEAELLLRRGTPPEASYSFKHALVQEAAYESLLKSRRQVLHKHIGDVLRDQFPAIAETEPEVVAYHFTEAGLDAVALDWWRKAGQQALKRSAYTEAIAHLGKAVAIADGLPDDPGQTMNRLHLQIAYGRALRGNLGHSAPQTVAAWTRARQFAADINDPDELAPIYSGLFNACLTHGEIGPMWELADATMSAANRRPDSPMSSVVAHWTNGATCWFGGDYSNAKTHLEQALTTYHSEPDLEIFRTSTLDLPFVIMRFLALVLWPTGQIDRARRLAADAVRYSGEKRALSQANALVHKAVFDGLCGGALQETETILALALARDHTMPLYVAAGTYLTGLAKWRAGDREAGLAEMGRGWTLLHENDCYLCEPFWGMQVAIANAAAGQTAAALEILRELIAGTERSGQHWLDAELHRVQGEVLLRHDPTNVREAEGAFKRALEVARGQHTKTFELRGALGLAHLFRDDGREAAGSDVLTRALIDLDTGQDLAEIEQAKKLLRQIR; via the coding sequence ATGCAAGAGATTGCGGACTGGCTGGAGAAACTGGGGCTCGGGCAGTACGCGCTGCGCTTTGCCGAGAACGGCATTGATCTAAGCGTTCTTCCCGAGCTGACGGACCACGACTTCGATAGGCTCGGAGTCCTGCTCGGCCATCGCCGCAAGATGCTACGCGCGATCGCCGAGCTCAAGCAATCTGATCTGGTTGGCGAGCAAGCTCATCGGCGCGACGCCGAGCGACGCCACCTCACGGTGATGTTCTGCGATTTGGTAGGCTCGACTGAACTCTCTGCCCGCCTCGATCCCGAGGACATGTGGGAGGTGATCCGCGCCTATCGGGCCGCCTGCGCCAACGTCATAGCCAATTACGAAGGCAGTATCGCCAGGTTCGTGGGCGATGGAGTGCTTGCCTATTTTGGCTATCCCCGTGCGCACGAAGACGACGCCGAACGCGCCGTGCGGGCCGGGCTCGACATGATAGCCGCAGTAAAGCCGCTCGAAACACGCGCCGAACCAATCGAGGTGCGGATAGCCATCGCGACCGGGCTTGTGGTGGTAGGTGACCTCATCAGCGGATGCGCGTCGGAGCAGCAAGCGATGATCGGCGATACACCGAACATCGCAGCCCGGCTCCAGAGCCTTGCTGAACCTGGCGCGGTTATCGTTGCAGCATCGACGCGCGAACTCCTTGGCGATCTATTCACTTTCCGTGATCTCGGCCTTCGGCAGGTGAAGGGCCTCTCCGAACCTCTCGCGGTCTGGGCGGTCGAGGGTGGAGCAGCGTCGGAAAGCCGCTTCGAGGCGGTGCGCACGGCGCGCTCGATGGGCTTTGTCGGCCGCAAGGCCGAAATCGAATTCGCGCTCTCGCGACAGGAACTGGCGTGGCAGGGCCAAGGCCAGGCGGTGTTGATTTCTGGCGAGGCCGGTATCGGAAAATCGCGCCTGGTCGCAACGCTCTGCGAGAACCCTGCGTTGGGGGCACACTGCAGGGTGCGATATCAGTGCTCGCCTTATCATACCAACAGTGCACTTCATCCCTTTATTGCCCAGCTCGAGCGCGCCGCAGGTATCAGCTCACACGACACCTCAGAGCAAAAGCTCGACAAGCTCGAGGCAATGCTTGCACTTGGTACGCAGCAGGTGGCCAATGCGGCGCCGTTGATCGCTTCACTTCTTTCGATCACGACGGGCGAGCGCTATCCGCCGCTCGGCCTCAATCCAGTGCAACAGCGGCGACAGACGTTCGCCGCCCTGCTCGATCAGCTTGAAGGTTTGGCCCGGCAACAACCGGTTCTGATCGTCTGCGAGGACCTGCACTGGGCCGACGCCACCACACTTGAGCTGTTTGATCTCGCGGTCGACCGGATCAGGGGCTTGCCGATTCTCGCCCTCATGACCTTCCGTCCCGAATTCGAGCCGCCCTGGGCCGGGCTCGCCAATATCAGCCTGCTGCGGCTCGATCGACTTGACCGGCAAGACACGCGCGCTCTGGTCGAACAGGTGACTGTCGGTCGACAGCTGCCCCGCGAAATGATGAGGCAGATCATCGACAGGACAGATGGCATCCCGCTGTTTATCGAAGAACTGACCAAGACGATCCTGGAATCCGGGCTTCTGGTCGAGGATGCCGGACGCCTTCGCCTTGATCGTCCGCTGCCGCCCCTCGCCATTCCAGCGACGCTGCAGGACTCGCTGACGGCGCGCCTTGACCGGTTGGCACCGGTCAAGGAAATCGCACAGATCGGCGCTGCCATTGGCCGCGAATTCTCATACACATTGCTGCGCTGTTTGGCGGGGCGCGATGACCTGACGCTGAACATCGCGCTGAGGCAGTTGGAAGAGGCCGAACTGCTGTTGCGCCGCGGGACGCCGCCGGAAGCGAGCTATAGCTTCAAGCACGCGCTCGTCCAGGAAGCGGCATATGAAAGTCTGCTCAAGAGTCGGCGCCAAGTACTCCACAAACATATCGGCGATGTCCTGCGTGACCAGTTTCCGGCCATCGCCGAGACCGAGCCGGAAGTCGTGGCCTATCACTTCACCGAAGCGGGACTCGACGCGGTTGCGCTCGATTGGTGGCGCAAGGCAGGCCAGCAGGCGCTGAAGCGCTCCGCCTATACCGAGGCGATTGCGCATCTCGGCAAGGCGGTTGCGATTGCCGATGGGTTGCCGGATGACCCGGGCCAAACCATGAACCGGCTTCACCTTCAAATCGCATATGGTCGCGCATTGCGCGGCAACCTTGGACACAGCGCTCCCCAAACGGTGGCCGCATGGACGCGCGCCCGGCAATTCGCCGCCGACATCAATGATCCGGATGAGCTGGCGCCGATCTATTCGGGATTGTTCAATGCCTGTCTGACCCATGGCGAGATCGGGCCAATGTGGGAGTTGGCGGATGCAACCATGAGCGCCGCCAATAGACGACCGGACTCGCCGATGTCATCGGTCGTCGCACATTGGACCAACGGGGCGACCTGCTGGTTCGGCGGCGACTATTCGAACGCGAAAACGCATCTTGAGCAAGCGCTCACGACCTATCATTCCGAGCCGGATCTGGAGATCTTCAGGACGTCAACCCTGGACCTGCCGTTCGTCATCATGCGATTTCTCGCCCTGGTGCTCTGGCCGACCGGGCAGATTGACCGCGCCCGCCGGCTCGCCGCCGACGCGGTGCGCTACTCGGGCGAAAAGCGCGCGCTGTCCCAGGCCAATGCGCTGGTGCACAAGGCGGTCTTCGACGGACTCTGCGGCGGGGCGTTACAGGAAACTGAAACAATCCTGGCGCTTGCTCTCGCCCGCGATCATACGATGCCGTTGTATGTTGCCGCCGGCACATACTTAACCGGCCTTGCAAAGTGGCGCGCCGGCGACCGAGAGGCCGGGCTTGCCGAAATGGGGCGAGGCTGGACCTTGCTGCACGAAAATGACTGTTACCTATGCGAACCATTCTGGGGAATGCAGGTCGCCATCGCGAACGCCGCGGCCGGGCAAACGGCTGCTGCGTTGGAGATCTTGCGCGAGTTGATCGCCGGGACGGAACGGTCCGGTCAGCATTGGCTGGACGCCGAACTGCATCGTGTTCAGGGCGAGGTCCTGTTGCGCCATGATCCAACCAACGTCCGTGAGGCGGAGGGCGCTTTCAAAAGGGCCCTTGAGGTCGCCCGAGGGCAGCACACCAAAACTTTCGAATTGCGCGGCGCGCTTGGGCTTGCGCATCTCTTCAGAGACGACGGTCGCGAAGCGGCCGGTTCCGACGTGCTGACGCGAGCCCTGATCGATCTTGATACCGGGCAAGACCTCGCCGAAATCGAGCAAGCAAAAAAGCTGTTGAGACAAATCCGCTAG
- a CDS encoding cyclic nucleotide-binding domain-containing protein — MRAMLDYCTGGIQRTVPAGTLVLHEGSKTGHLFVLLEGRLEVIKGDSVVAVLTEPGAMLGEMSVLLEQPHTATVRAAADSVVYEIDDAAAFLRDQPAVALLIARLLAQRLNVANTYLADLMHQYAGHGNHLSMVGELLQSMINLPPTEVSPGSDRQSDSRL, encoded by the coding sequence ATGCGCGCAATGCTGGACTATTGTACCGGAGGAATTCAGCGAACCGTGCCGGCCGGCACGCTCGTGCTCCATGAGGGCAGCAAGACCGGGCATCTGTTCGTGCTGCTCGAAGGGCGGCTTGAGGTCATCAAGGGCGATAGCGTCGTCGCCGTCCTGACCGAGCCCGGGGCGATGCTGGGCGAAATGTCGGTATTGCTCGAACAGCCTCATACCGCGACCGTGCGCGCCGCCGCCGATTCTGTCGTCTATGAGATCGACGACGCCGCGGCGTTCCTGCGCGACCAACCCGCGGTGGCGCTATTGATCGCGCGCCTGCTGGCGCAACGCCTCAACGTCGCCAACACCTATCTGGCCGACCTGATGCATCAATATGCCGGCCACGGCAATCATCTCTCGATGGTCGGCGAGCTGCTGCAGAGCATGATCAACTTGCCGCCGACAGAGGTCTCGCCAGGTTCGGACCGGCAATCCGACTCGAGACTCTAG
- a CDS encoding metalloregulator ArsR/SmtB family transcription factor encodes MTSFEDDVESAFRALASQRRLLILEWLKRPRAHFRPQVDGDLVKDGVCGVLIAEKLGVSQPTVSEHLKILSQAGLVSAKRVKQWTFYKRDEARIAKLKAAMLERI; translated from the coding sequence ATGACTTCTTTCGAGGACGACGTCGAGTCTGCTTTTCGCGCGCTCGCCAGCCAACGGCGGCTGTTGATCCTGGAATGGCTGAAACGGCCGCGGGCACATTTCCGCCCGCAGGTCGACGGCGACCTCGTCAAGGACGGGGTGTGCGGCGTCTTGATCGCCGAAAAGCTCGGCGTCAGCCAGCCCACCGTCAGCGAACATCTGAAAATACTGTCGCAGGCCGGTCTGGTAAGCGCCAAGCGCGTCAAGCAGTGGACGTTCTACAAGCGCGATGAAGCGCGCATCGCCAAGCTGAAAGCCGCCATGCTCGAGAGGATCTGA
- a CDS encoding threonine/serine dehydratase — protein sequence MDASADAVTPEMIARCERLIRPFIRRTPIVEVDGAEFGLPGHMLTLKLELLQHSGSFKARGAFANLLTRDVPKAGVVAASGGNHGAAVAYAAMKLGKPAKIFVPGICSPAKVEHIKGYGADLTIGGDRYADALAASETWVQQTGALPVHAFDQNETIMGQGTLGLELAGQAPEIDTLLVSVGGGGLISGLAAWYAGRIKVVGVEPFAAPTLTRAFEAGHPVDAEAGGLAADSLAPRRVGERVFPIVWKYARQTVLVTDGAIAETQATLWRALRIVAEPGGAAALAAILSGAYRPAAGERVAVIVCGGNTDVVDFSRAR from the coding sequence ATGGATGCATCAGCGGATGCCGTAACGCCGGAAATGATCGCCCGATGCGAGCGGCTGATCCGGCCCTTCATCCGGCGAACGCCGATCGTTGAGGTCGATGGCGCGGAGTTCGGCCTCCCCGGCCATATGCTGACGCTCAAGCTGGAGCTGCTTCAGCATTCCGGCTCGTTCAAGGCGCGCGGCGCTTTCGCCAATTTGCTGACCCGCGACGTGCCGAAGGCCGGCGTGGTGGCGGCGTCCGGCGGCAATCATGGTGCGGCCGTCGCCTATGCGGCGATGAAGCTCGGCAAGCCGGCCAAGATCTTCGTGCCAGGCATCTGTTCGCCGGCGAAGGTTGAGCACATCAAAGGTTACGGCGCCGATCTCACGATCGGGGGCGACCGCTATGCCGATGCGCTCGCGGCCAGCGAGACATGGGTGCAACAAACCGGCGCATTGCCGGTGCACGCGTTCGATCAGAACGAGACGATCATGGGACAGGGAACGCTCGGCCTCGAGCTCGCGGGCCAGGCGCCTGAGATCGATACGCTGCTCGTCTCGGTCGGCGGCGGCGGGCTGATCTCCGGGCTGGCCGCCTGGTACGCCGGCCGCATCAAGGTTGTTGGCGTCGAGCCGTTTGCCGCGCCGACGCTGACGCGAGCCTTTGAGGCCGGCCATCCGGTCGATGCGGAGGCTGGCGGGCTGGCCGCGGATTCACTGGCGCCGCGACGCGTGGGTGAACGGGTCTTTCCGATCGTCTGGAAATATGCACGACAGACGGTGCTGGTTACCGACGGCGCGATTGCCGAGACACAGGCGACGCTTTGGCGTGCCTTGCGCATCGTGGCAGAGCCGGGTGGCGCGGCAGCACTCGCGGCAATCCTGTCGGGCGCCTACCGGCCGGCTGCGGGCGAACGGGTCGCGGTCATTGTCTGCGGCGGCAACACAGACGTTGTTGATTTCAGCCGCGCCCGTTGA
- a CDS encoding Fe(3+) ABC transporter substrate-binding protein codes for MTKFRATAATAALLCFTAFGAAPASADGEVNVYTYRETKLVQPLFDAFTKDTGIKVNVVSASSGLEQRMKAEGASSPADVLLTVDLGRLDDAVQAGVTQPIKSVVIDEIVPAQYRDPDGQWAGISMRARVIYASKDRVKQDKITYEELADPKWKGKICIRSGQHIYNNGLFAAYVAKYGEAKAEEWLKGVKANLAQKPSGGDREAARDVAAGKCDIGIGNTYYWALMMNNDPEKKPWAEATKVILPTFEGGGTHVNLSGVILAKHAPNKANAVKLIEWLAGEKAQHIYADANYEYPIRAGVAVNPTIAGYGKLTADPMPIAKIVASRKAASTLVDKVGFDN; via the coding sequence ATGACGAAATTCCGCGCTACCGCCGCAACCGCCGCGTTGCTTTGTTTCACTGCGTTCGGAGCCGCGCCGGCCTCCGCCGACGGCGAGGTCAACGTCTATACCTATCGCGAAACCAAGCTGGTGCAGCCGTTGTTCGATGCCTTCACCAAGGACACCGGCATCAAGGTCAACGTGGTCTCGGCAAGCTCGGGCCTTGAGCAGCGGATGAAGGCGGAAGGCGCGTCGAGCCCGGCCGACGTGCTGCTGACGGTCGATCTCGGCCGCTTGGACGATGCCGTACAGGCCGGCGTGACCCAGCCGATCAAGTCGGTGGTGATCGATGAGATCGTGCCGGCGCAATACCGCGACCCGGACGGCCAGTGGGCCGGCATCTCGATGCGCGCGCGCGTGATCTACGCCTCAAAGGACCGCGTCAAGCAGGACAAGATCACCTATGAAGAGCTCGCCGATCCCAAGTGGAAGGGCAAGATCTGCATCCGCTCCGGTCAGCATATCTATAACAACGGCCTGTTCGCGGCTTATGTCGCCAAGTACGGCGAGGCCAAGGCCGAGGAATGGCTGAAGGGCGTGAAGGCCAATCTGGCGCAAAAGCCTTCCGGCGGCGACCGCGAAGCCGCTCGCGATGTGGCGGCCGGCAAGTGCGACATCGGCATCGGCAACACCTATTACTGGGCGCTGATGATGAACAACGACCCCGAGAAGAAGCCGTGGGCCGAAGCCACCAAGGTAATCCTGCCGACCTTCGAAGGCGGCGGTACCCACGTCAATCTCTCCGGCGTCATCCTCGCCAAGCACGCACCCAACAAGGCCAACGCGGTCAAGCTGATCGAATGGCTTGCCGGCGAGAAGGCGCAGCACATCTACGCCGATGCCAACTACGAGTACCCGATTCGCGCCGGCGTCGCCGTCAACCCGACCATCGCGGGCTACGGCAAGCTGACCGCCGATCCGATGCCGATCGCCAAGATCGTCGCGAGCCGGAAGGCGGCCTCGACGCTGGTCGACAAGGTCGGGTTCGATAATTGA
- a CDS encoding iron ABC transporter permease, with product MTPATHSGRIAAAIAVATAILVAAPVISIIALALQPAPDVWQHLISYVLPTTILDTALLLVGVAALSLAMGAGTAWLISLHEFRGRGILLWLVPLPLAIPTYLAAYVYVDLFEPLGVVHQTLTLWLPTQDAVRMLPRLRSLPGAIIVIALVLYPYVYFSARPMFQLQSAEFAEAARTLGAGRWTIFWRISLPMARPALAVGVALVSLETLNDIGASEYLGVRTLTVSVFTTWLNRGSLAGAAQLSCFMLAIVAGLIAIERYGRRTINVEFSAESPRLTRRTPLAGLKGACALAACLLPVALGFLVPLSFLAHQSFKRGLFANFDAALWHDAFNSIAFATIAALAALLLGFATILAWRWRPNALRFIAMNVAQTGYTLPGLVLAIGLLGPVLAIDNALNAVAGRLGQASPGLIVVGSGAAVVIAYVIRFLAVPTGFIKAAFERIPRDYDDSARAVGARPATTMRLVHLPLLRPAMLGAVIVVFVDCLKELPATLLLRPLNVETLATSIYQYASRGSFEEGALAALLIVAASVGPVAWLTRFSDVPSGPA from the coding sequence GTGACTCCCGCCACGCACTCCGGCCGCATCGCGGCAGCGATTGCGGTTGCGACCGCCATTCTCGTCGCCGCTCCCGTCATTTCGATCATCGCGCTGGCGCTGCAGCCGGCGCCTGATGTCTGGCAGCACCTGATCAGCTATGTGCTGCCGACGACTATTCTCGATACCGCGCTGCTGCTCGTTGGCGTCGCCGCCCTGTCGCTGGCGATGGGCGCGGGCACCGCGTGGCTGATCTCGCTGCATGAATTTCGCGGCCGCGGGATTCTGCTTTGGCTGGTGCCGCTGCCGCTGGCGATCCCGACCTATCTGGCGGCCTACGTCTATGTCGACCTGTTCGAGCCGCTCGGCGTCGTCCATCAGACGCTGACACTGTGGCTTCCGACGCAAGACGCCGTGCGTATGCTTCCGAGGCTGCGCTCGCTGCCCGGCGCCATCATCGTGATCGCGCTGGTGCTGTATCCTTACGTCTATTTCTCGGCACGGCCGATGTTCCAGCTGCAGAGCGCCGAATTCGCCGAGGCCGCGCGGACATTGGGGGCCGGACGCTGGACCATCTTCTGGCGCATCTCGCTGCCGATGGCGCGGCCGGCGCTGGCGGTCGGCGTCGCGCTGGTGTCGCTGGAGACGCTGAACGACATCGGCGCCAGCGAGTATCTCGGCGTTCGCACCCTCACCGTCTCGGTGTTCACGACCTGGCTCAACCGCGGCAGCCTTGCCGGCGCGGCACAGTTGTCCTGCTTCATGCTCGCGATCGTCGCCGGGCTGATCGCGATCGAGCGTTACGGCCGCCGCACCATCAATGTGGAGTTCTCCGCCGAAAGCCCGCGGCTGACGCGGCGAACACCGCTTGCCGGCCTCAAGGGCGCCTGCGCTCTCGCTGCCTGTCTGCTGCCGGTGGCGCTCGGCTTCCTCGTGCCGCTATCGTTTCTCGCGCATCAGAGCTTCAAGCGCGGGTTGTTTGCGAATTTCGATGCGGCGCTGTGGCATGACGCCTTCAACTCGATCGCGTTCGCGACCATCGCGGCGCTGGCGGCGCTGCTGCTCGGCTTTGCCACCATTTTGGCCTGGCGCTGGCGGCCGAATGCGTTGCGCTTCATCGCCATGAACGTCGCACAGACCGGCTACACACTTCCAGGCCTAGTGCTGGCGATCGGTCTGCTCGGGCCGGTGCTCGCGATCGACAATGCGCTCAACGCAGTCGCCGGACGGCTCGGCCAAGCCTCACCGGGCCTGATCGTGGTCGGCTCCGGCGCCGCCGTCGTCATTGCCTATGTGATCCGCTTTCTGGCGGTGCCGACCGGATTCATCAAGGCGGCGTTCGAGCGCATCCCGCGCGACTACGACGACAGCGCGCGCGCAGTCGGCGCTCGCCCGGCCACGACGATGCGGCTGGTCCATCTGCCGCTGCTCCGCCCGGCCATGCTCGGCGCGGTCATCGTCGTCTTCGTGGACTGCCTGAAGGAGTTGCCGGCGACGCTGCTGCTGCGGCCGCTCAACGTCGAGACGCTGGCGACCTCGATCTACCAATATGCCAGCCGCGGCAGTTTCGAGGAAGGTGCGCTGGCGGCGCTCTTGATCGTCGCCGCCAGCGTCGGCCCGGTGGCGTGGCTGACGCGGTTCTCGGACGTTCCGTCAGGGCCGGCGTAG
- a CDS encoding LysR family transcriptional regulator — MDRIDCLRAFVRSLEGGSFSVAAHELGIGQPAVSKRIALLESEFGTQLFFRTTRKLKPTPEGQRIYDLARQILGNFDLARANVGENSLRPSGTLRVSLPSSFGRRYLMPVIAEYVRTYQGVRLDVRFSERFVNLVEEGIELALRIGQLEASTLVARRLGTVRRYLVATPTYLKGRTAPRAPDDLNAHQCIVYSRLPSANDWIFESEHGRHVVSIGGPLLVDDADAMEQAVKHHLGIAILPEWSALAGIRSGQLQNLLPDFSIAALPLHAVYPETHWMSLRARSFLDLLIKRAGQFSRP; from the coding sequence ATGGACCGGATCGACTGCCTGCGCGCCTTTGTCCGCTCGCTGGAGGGCGGCAGTTTCTCCGTCGCCGCCCACGAACTCGGGATCGGCCAGCCGGCGGTGAGCAAGCGGATCGCGCTGCTCGAAAGCGAGTTCGGCACGCAACTGTTCTTCCGCACCACCCGCAAGCTCAAGCCAACGCCGGAAGGCCAGCGGATCTACGATCTGGCCCGGCAGATTCTCGGCAACTTCGATCTGGCCCGGGCCAACGTCGGCGAGAATTCGCTGCGGCCGAGCGGCACGCTGCGGGTAAGCCTGCCGTCATCGTTCGGCCGGCGCTATCTGATGCCTGTCATCGCCGAATATGTCCGGACCTATCAGGGCGTTCGCCTGGACGTCCGCTTCAGCGAGCGTTTCGTCAACCTGGTGGAAGAGGGGATCGAGCTGGCGCTGCGGATCGGGCAACTCGAAGCGAGCACGCTGGTCGCGCGGCGGCTCGGCACGGTGCGGCGTTACCTGGTCGCGACGCCGACCTATCTCAAGGGACGTACGGCGCCGCGCGCGCCTGACGATCTCAACGCGCACCAATGCATTGTTTATTCGCGACTACCGTCCGCCAACGACTGGATCTTCGAATCCGAACACGGCCGCCACGTGGTTTCGATCGGCGGGCCGCTTCTGGTCGACGATGCGGATGCGATGGAGCAGGCGGTGAAGCATCATCTCGGCATTGCGATCCTGCCGGAATGGAGCGCGCTTGCCGGCATCCGCAGCGGCCAGTTGCAGAACCTGCTGCCGGATTTCTCGATTGCCGCGCTGCCGCTGCACGCGGTTTATCCCGAGACGCATTGGATGTCGCTTCGGGCACGAAGCTTCCTCGATCTCCTGATCAAGCGCGCCGGACAATTCTCCAGGCCGTAA
- the styA gene encoding styrene monooxygenase subunit StyA, with amino-acid sequence MRQRIGIVGAGIAGLHLALYLQKHGVEATLITDRAPDDYRGIRLLNTVAHHHVTIAREDYLGVNHWNDPKHHYYYHDHFFNFPQPISFRGYFSRPSRAVDYRIYLPVLMKDFADRGGKIEYRRIEEDDIAPLVNRFDLLVVASGKGPLGQLFAYRPEHSPYSQPQRRLCVGLYTGVREPDPMNVTLSVSPGHGEMIVIPTITFSGIASALLMENVPGGDMEELATLSYDADRKRFLRTVLDKLEKHHPTTYDRIDTARFDLAQPLDLLQGGVVPTVRNTVVEFDGGKFAIALGDVHSVVDPMMGQGANVASYAAFVLGEEIVGADVLDARFCEKVDLRRQDRVLAAARWTNIMLQPPSEALGMLIGAMSHNQALADEFTENFNYPDVQWDRVASVDRIHAWIERKTAPVAPRRATA; translated from the coding sequence ATGAGGCAGCGCATCGGAATCGTCGGGGCCGGCATCGCCGGCCTGCACCTGGCCCTCTATCTTCAGAAGCACGGCGTCGAAGCGACGCTGATCACCGACCGCGCGCCGGACGATTATCGCGGCATCCGCTTGCTCAACACGGTCGCGCATCACCACGTAACGATCGCGCGCGAGGACTATCTCGGCGTCAATCACTGGAACGACCCGAAGCATCACTATTACTACCACGATCACTTCTTCAACTTCCCGCAGCCGATCAGCTTCCGCGGCTACTTCTCGCGGCCGAGCCGCGCGGTCGATTACCGGATCTACCTGCCGGTACTGATGAAGGATTTTGCGGATCGTGGCGGCAAGATCGAATACCGCCGCATCGAGGAAGACGACATCGCGCCGCTGGTCAATCGCTTCGACCTGCTCGTCGTCGCCAGCGGCAAGGGTCCGCTCGGTCAGCTGTTCGCCTACCGGCCCGAGCACTCGCCCTATTCCCAGCCGCAGCGGCGCCTCTGTGTCGGACTTTACACCGGCGTTCGCGAGCCGGACCCGATGAACGTGACGCTGTCGGTCTCGCCGGGGCATGGCGAGATGATCGTCATTCCCACCATCACCTTCAGCGGCATCGCGAGCGCGCTATTGATGGAGAACGTTCCGGGCGGCGACATGGAGGAACTGGCGACGCTGAGCTATGACGCGGACCGCAAGCGTTTTCTGCGCACCGTGCTTGATAAGCTCGAGAAGCATCATCCGACCACCTATGACCGCATCGACACCGCGCGCTTCGATCTCGCCCAGCCCCTCGATCTGTTGCAGGGCGGCGTGGTGCCGACGGTTCGCAACACCGTGGTGGAATTCGATGGCGGCAAGTTCGCGATCGCGCTCGGCGACGTCCACTCGGTCGTCGATCCCATGATGGGACAGGGCGCCAATGTCGCCTCCTACGCCGCGTTCGTGCTCGGCGAGGAGATCGTTGGCGCCGACGTGCTCGACGCACGCTTCTGTGAGAAAGTCGACCTTAGGCGGCAAGATCGCGTGCTGGCGGCGGCGCGCTGGACCAACATCATGCTGCAGCCGCCCTCCGAGGCGCTCGGCATGCTGATCGGCGCGATGAGCCACAACCAGGCGCTCGCCGACGAGTTCACCGAGAATTTCAACTATCCGGACGTTCAATGGGACCGCGTCGCCTCAGTCGATCGCATCCATGCGTGGATCGAGCGCAAGACGGCGCCAGTGGCACCTAGGCGGGCCACGGCGTGA
- a CDS encoding flavin reductase family protein has translation MSEQAMQRADPLAFRQAASRFATGVAVLTALDLHGEACGMTANSFVTISLSPPTVLVSVKSGRTHDAVSASRRYGVNVLPEQAKALSKHFADRSREAFPGYDIVDGLPRLSNCVAFFACEVIRTIDVSDHTLFIAEVSTCDYCDSLPLVFFSSRYHLGPGQPVDH, from the coding sequence GTGAGCGAGCAGGCAATGCAGCGCGCCGACCCGCTTGCCTTCCGTCAGGCGGCGTCGCGCTTTGCGACGGGCGTTGCGGTACTGACCGCGCTCGACCTGCATGGCGAGGCCTGCGGCATGACGGCCAACAGTTTTGTCACCATCAGCCTTTCGCCGCCGACCGTGCTGGTCTCGGTCAAATCAGGCAGGACCCACGATGCGGTATCGGCGAGCCGGCGCTACGGCGTCAACGTGCTGCCGGAACAGGCCAAGGCGCTATCGAAGCATTTTGCGGATCGATCGCGCGAGGCCTTTCCCGGCTACGACATCGTCGATGGGCTGCCGCGGCTGTCGAACTGCGTGGCCTTCTTCGCCTGCGAGGTAATCCGAACGATCGACGTCAGCGACCACACGCTGTTCATCGCCGAAGTATCCACCTGCGACTACTGCGACAGCCTTCCGCTGGTGTTCTTCTCCAGCCGGTATCATCTGGGACCGGGGCAACCCGTCGATCACTGA